A stretch of the Theileria equi strain WA chromosome 1, complete sequence genome encodes the following:
- a CDS encoding chaperonin containing t-complex protein 1, epsilon subunit, putative (encoded by transcript BEWA_019950A), with protein MNVAVDEFGKPFVILREQEKKRLTGLDAHKSNILAARAVADTLKTSLGPKGMDKIIVGPDGQVTITNDGATVLQKMEIEHQCAKLLVDLSKSQDEEVGDGTTGVVILAGALLDKALKFLDRGLHPLHIADGFEQACSIAISKLNEISQEGDIYKDDFKLLKQAAYTSLGSKVVSSCQDHLAQIAVDAVMAVVDRERKDVNLELIKMESKTGGRLEETSLIHGIVLNKDLSHSQMRKTTHDAKIAILTCPFEPPKPKTKNKIEIRDVESFKKLQECEQKYFRDMVDTVEKSGANFVICQWGFDDEANHLLMQRGIPAVRWVGGVEMELIAIATGGKIVGRFEDLTSDKLGHAKVVKEIATGTDHSEIVLIEGCANTKAVTVLVRGGNQMSVAETERCIHDAICCVRNLVRDSRVLAGGGAPEIAASIAVEEASFKFNTLEQYAIKGFAEALLSLPLALADNSGLNSFEFVTKARARQIKENNSSIGIDCVNLVIDDLSNTGIFESLHSKIQQISLATQVVKMILKIDDVIAPSEFN; from the exons ATGAACGTGGCTGTAGACGAATTTGGGAAGCCCTTTGTTATTCTCCGTGAACAGGAAAAGAAGCGGTTGACCGGGTTGGATGCGCACAAATCGAATATATTAGCAGCTCGTGCCGTTGCTGACACTCTAAAGACCTCTCTTGGCCCAAAAGGAATGGATAAAATTATTGTTGGCCCTGATGGTCAAGTAACTATAACAAACGACGGAGCTACAGTACTACAGAAGATGGAG ATTGAACACCAATGTGCAAAGTTGCTTGTGGATTTATCAAAGAGTCAAGACGAGGAAGTTGGTGATGGTACCACTGGTGTAGTTATTTTAGCGGGTGCCTTACTGGACAAGGCGCTCAAATTTCTAGACAGGGGCTTACATCCTTTGCATATTGCCGATGGGTTTGAGCAAGCATGCTCTATTGCCATTTCAAAACTAAACGAAATATCTCAGGAAGGTGATATATACAAGGACGATTTCAAGTTGTT GAAACAAGCTGCATACACATCTCTTGGATCGAAAGTTGTTTCTAGCTGTCAGGATCACTTGGCTCAAATTGCTGTGGATGCGGTAATGGCTGTGGTTGACAGAGAGAGAAAAGATGTAAATCTCGAGTTGATAAAG ATGGAGAGTAAGACCGGTGGAAGATTGGAGGAAACATCTCTCATTCATGGTATCGTATTAAATAAAGACTTAAGTCACTCACAAATGAGAAAAACTACACATGATGCAAAAATTGCCATTTTAACTTGTCCGTTTGAGCCTCCCAAGCCAAAGACAAAGAATAAAATCGAGATAAGAGATGTGGAGAGTTTTAAGAAACTCCAAGAATGTGAACAGAAATATTTTAGAGACATGGTAGACACAGTTGAAAAGTCTGGAGCTAATTTT GTAATATGCCAATGGGGGTTTGATGATGAAGCAAATCATTTGTTAATGCAAAGAGGAATTCCAGCGGTTCGTTGGGTTGGGGGTGTCGAGATGGAGTTGATTGCTATTGCAACTGGTGGTAAAATTGTTGGAAGATTTGAGGATCTGACGTCAGACAAACTTGGCCACGCAAAGGTTGTCAAGGAGATCGCCACTGGCACTGATCATTCTGAAATCGTTCTTATCGAAGGTTGCGCGAACACAAAGGCTGTTACCGTTTTGGTAAGAGGAGGCAACCAAATGTCAGTAGCTGAGACGGAGCGCTGTATCCACGATGCAATTTGTTGTGTAAGGAATTTGGTCCGGGATAGCCGAGTGTTGGCAGGGGGTGGCGCTCCTGAGATTGCTGCCTCAATTGCTGTTGAGGAGGcatcatttaaatttaaCACATTGGAACAGTATGCTATTAAGGGTTTTGCGGAAGCGCTCCTGTCATTGCCCCTGGCATTGGCAGATAATTCTGGTTTGAATTCGTTTGAGTTTGTAACAAAGGCTAGAGCAAGGCAGATTAAAGAGAATAATTCCAGCATAGGTATAGATTGTGTAAATTTGGTAATTGATGATTTATCCAATACTGGAATTTTCGAGTCCCTTCATTCTAAAATTCAGCAAATATCACTAGCTACCCAGGTTGTGaagatgattttaaaaattgaTGACGTTATTGCTCCAAGCGAATTTAATTAA
- a CDS encoding hypothetical protein (encoded by transcript BEWA_019910A), giving the protein MKKFLVSLWRFTSVELRGFSHTIKIDDNDQCVSDVGTSYSNTNSARSYVGDVDKDAVIKSPHTNPSIEFDFSVDRLVSELIPERKYTVKDDHINGAIPQNLLIHMGKLPCYFEKLIFYSVLTCLDSLLFEITFLPIQVCTFSFEYFVSQAINTLSHLTITAAGFAYKELCSFFNDCFFLTSERLNNADGKSTSGNGNVYDKSADEKISKTNRRNCNKPSNDRIDHLSGINLSLYHISNEKKKDKLPLTTSEFCGFVRFFVLVASILIFSNLDTSKLYHNIRGQPFIKLYVIFNMLEICERLCRSFGLDAMDSLMRTTIRIFNILNSPSSESSLFMKGVSKCESDILSTLDYDISDKYKIINVAELDNKSKLSGSYKYTTKENGNLLSNGDSDMNTAGYMQGLKDKLRLEVPKGDGLGLSVSNTCTFNTFKNWDSGSNIYYKFVFLYSLVVLTVSFHSFLHLVRVLSINIAINSSESAMLLLLITNNFAEIKSTVFKKYNYVSLFIIFASDAVERSYLFCDGLNVFLKMLASKRY; this is encoded by the exons ATGAAAAAGTTTTTAGTTAGCCTTTGGCGTTTTACGTCAGTTGAGCTGCGTGGATTCTCGCATACTATAAAAATAGACGATAATGATCAATGCGTTTCCGATGTTGGCACATCTTATTCAAATACGAATTCTGCAAGATCATATGTTGGAGATGTAGACAAAGATGCTGTTATTAAAAGTCCACACACCAATCCTTCCATAGAGTTTGATTTTAGTGTTGACCGTTTGGTTTCAGAACTCATTCCAGAGAGGAAATACACAGTTAAAGATGATCATATTAATGGAGCTATACCACAg AATTTACTGATACACATGGGAAAATTGCCGTGttattttgaaaaattaatTTTTTATTCTGTTTTGACGTGCTTGGACTCGTTGTTATTCGAAATAACTTTCCTACCAATTCAGGTTTGCACTTTTTcatttgaatattttgtatcACAGGCCATCAACACATTATCACATTTAACAATTACGGCTGCCGGTTTTGCATATAAAGAGCTTTGCTCTTTTTTTAATGATTGTTTCTTCCTTACAAGTGAGCGTTTGAATAATGCGGATGGTAAATCTACTTCTGGAAATGGAAATGTATATGATAAATCTGCTGATGAAAAGATCTCTAAAACTAACAGAAGAAACTGCAATAAACCCTCTAACGATAGAATTGATCATTTGTCTGGAATAAATCTTTCTCTGTATCATATTTcaaatgaaaagaaaaaggacAAATTACCACTAACCACTAGTGAGTTTTGTGGTTTTGTGCGTTTTTTTGTATTGGTCGCCAGTATAttaattttttcaaatttgGACACTTCAAAACTCTATCACAATATTAGAGGGCAGCCGTTTATTAAACTTTATGTGATTTTTAACATGTTGGAAATATGCGAGCGTTTATGCAGGTCATTTGGTTTAGATGCAATGGATAGCCTGATGCGTACCACGATTAGGAtttttaacattttaaacTCTCCTTCATCGGAAAGTTCTTTATTTATGAAAGGGGTTTCAAAGTGTGAATCTGATATACTATCCACCTTGGATTATGATATATCtgacaaatataaaatcatAAATGTAGCGGAACTTGACAATAAATCAAAGTTGTCAGGTTCGTATAAATATACGACAAAGGAAAATGGGAATTTATtgtctaatggagataGTGATATGAATACAGCCGGATATATGCAGGGTTTAAAAGATAAACTTAGACTAGAGGTTCCAAAAGGTGATGGTCTTGGACTTTCAGTTTCTAATACTTGCACATTCAATACGTTTAAAAATTGGGATTCAGGATCGAATATctattacaaatttgtttttttgTATTCTTTAGTTGTTCTCACTGTCtctttccattcatttttaCACTTGGTTCGTGTCTTGAGTATAAATATCGCAATTAATTCCTCAGAATCTGCAATGTTATTATTGCTTATTACCAACAACTTTGCCGAAATTAAATCTACTGTATTTAAAAAGTATAACTATGTATCAttgtttattatattcGCATCAGACGCAGTTGAGAGATCTTATTTGTTTTGTGACGGTTTAAATGTTTTCCTCAAAATGCTTGCATCCAAAAGGTATTAA
- a CDS encoding uncharacterized protein (encoded by transcript BEWA_019900A) yields MLIDLVKHGYLLKFNKIKSETFESYHASLIADTILSRCRHNISMLMRTPFKISYRGAYSFSHIPSRRLGFIPSPFVTLLICSLPRIRSKLSLELFISALVIWVSLVMLKIASSVFLLAYSIKRVDTIHNLDPSFSKIGPL; encoded by the exons ATGTTGATAGATTTGGTAAAACATGGATACCTTTTGAAGTTTAATAAAATAAAGTctgaaacatttgaaagCTATCACGCCTCCTTAATAGCTGATACGATATTATCTCGCTGTCGTCATAATATTTCCATGTTAATGAGAACGCCATTCAAAATTTCGTATAGGGGAGCATATTCATTTTCCCATATACCATCTAG ACGCCTTGGGTTTATACCATCACCATTTGTTACATTGTTGATTTGTAGTCTTCCCAGAATACGATCAAAACTTAGCTTGGAATTATTCATATCAGCACTGGTCATTTGGGTTTCTTTGGTCATGCTCAAAATAGCATCGTCTGTGTTTTTGCTCGCATATAGTATAAAAAGAGTGGACACAATCCACAACCTAGACCCATCATTCAGCAAGATCGGACCTCTATAA
- a CDS encoding hypothetical protein (encoded by transcript BEWA_019880A): MDKISNTSFKKGTVRLTKLYVLVSIATEKCDSGNVVRDNKITEKDLETYFKANSLLQYGILGYAKFPLKVVHLSRRTDEFIIETSTCSLSKLQLIIANHFPSESPIKFSTILNSENNFAFKVRKIDVSLASIIHGDLKIEPLNVE, from the exons ATGGATAAGATCAGCAATACCAGCTTCAAGAAAGGCACCGTAAGACTAACCAAACTTTACGTTTTGGTTTCAAT TGCTACTGAAAAATGCGATTCTGGAAATGTCGTAAGGGACAACAAAATAACAGAAAAGGACCTGGAAACATATTTCAAGGCTAATTCTCTATTACAATATGGAATTCTGGGATATGCGAAATTTCCCCTTAAAGTAGTCCATCTCTCCAGACGCACTGACGAATTCATCATTGAGACAAGTACATG TTCACTATCTAAACTTCAACTTATCATCGCAAATCATTTTCCCTCGGAGTCTCCCATCAAATTCTCGACAATTTTAAACTCGGAGAACAACTTTGCTTTCAAGGTACGAAAGATCGACGTTAGTCTAGCCTCGATCATTCATGGTGATTTGAAAATTGAGCCTCTTAATGTAGAATAA
- a CDS encoding endonuclease/exonuclease/phosphatase family member protein (encoded by transcript BEWA_019930A), whose amino-acid sequence MGSSFGTNGLNLSVGMQATSKDRPDEGVEGEHNYAFARIPYDGTKMLISLNWKNNKINLTREKSEEIRITIARLKRTLAKITDRSRGVKRKAKSVAESTSTNDFSISFLTNVFKTFDENTTCEDTIKGSSFISINDTLLQLFTNITQLKRVEIADFTMLGCPVPIIVKDEDDNIVENITVEWIDSNGKVFGTGLIYTPTQSILGFKIKARVINRNMKYNILESDYTEIVAPPSCRWQISRIQQFNATFKEKVNGLLQSDTDDLRVMSFNILSPTYISSSDAISRFFPYCPLEYLDYNYRTQLILREILNLSPKILCTQECSSRVYREYLKPSLSNNYDSWLTLKTGNSDEGCATFIHKDFLFNLEHLDLSFKEVIKSDEYKFIRDNVAQNWLLFDDRYFDRYHTIYQFGCFRKRNDDSKFVFLANTHLYFHPMGRHIRLLQAYVLLREMEKFKKKMSLKYSFDIEKDSFTLICGDFNSFPGETVYKFMTNGFIPYNHQDWKFGSFYLHLLSKHSLGEIFGYDRTNLSVAESYRKPSEDYTKDLDIESIRNSHEYLFVEDYQGYSEAYIGRELLFTNFVQTFKGTLDYIYHSKNIKVKRVLPGITSEEAQEHTGLPSKLYPSDHLSIAADF is encoded by the exons ATGGGTTCTAGCTTTGGAACTAATGGTTTGAACTTATCAGTTGGGATGCAAGCGACAAGTAAGGATAGACCAGATGAGGGTGTTGAAGGTGAACATAACTATGCATTTGCAAGGATTCCTTACGATGGAACAAAAATGCTGATAAGCTTAAACTGGAAAAACAATAAAATAAATTTGACGAGAGAGAAATCAGAGGAAATTAGAATTACAATTGCTCGTTTGAAAAGAACATTGGCAAAAATAACTGATAGGAGCAGAGGTGTGAAGAGGAAGGCGAAATCAGTAGCAGAATCGACTAGTACAAATGATTTTTCGATATCCTTTCTCACGAATgtttttaaaacatttgaCGAAAACACAACATGTGAAGATACGATTAAGGGTTCCtcatttatatccataaatgACACTCTTTTGCAACTCTTTACCAATATAACACAACTGAAAAGGGTTGAAATAGCGGATTTCACAATGTTGGGTTGCCCCGTGCCTATTATTGTGaaagatgaggatgataaTATCGTGGAAAATATAACTGTAGAGTGGATAGACTCTAATGGGAAAGTCTTTGGAACTGGCTTGATATATACGCCAACTCAATCTATACttggatttaaaattaaGGCTAGGGTAATAAACAGGAATATGAAATATAATATATTGGAATCAGATTATACTGAAATTGTGGCACCACCATCATGCCGATGGCAAATTAGTAGAATCCAACAATTCAATGCTACATTCAAAGAAAAAGTGAATGGATTACTTCAATCAGATACTGATGATCTTAGAGTCATGTCATTTAACATTTTATCGCCAACATATATCTCATCTTCTGATGCTATCTCCAGATTTTTTCCGTATTGTCCTCTAGAATATCTTGATTATAACTATCGAACGCAATTAATACTTCGCGAAATACTTAACCTTTCGCCAAAAATATTATGTACCCAAGAATGCTCCTCTAGAGTGTATAGAGAGTATCTTAAACCCTCTTTATCAAACAACTATGATTCTTGGCTCACACTTAAAACGGGTAATTCAGATGAAGGCTGCGCTACATTTATTCATAAGGACTTTTTGTTTAATTTGGAACATCTGGATCTTTCATTTAAGGAAGTTATAAAATCTGACGAATACAAGTTTATACGTGATAATGTTGCACAGAATTGGCTGTTATTTGATGATCGTTATTTTGATAGGTACCACACAATATACCAGTTTGGATGTTTTAGAAAACGGAATGATGATTCTaagtttgtatttttagCAAACACGCACTTATATTTCCATCCAATGGGAAGACATATTAGATTACTTCAGGCTTATGTTCTCCTTAgggaaatggaaaagtttaAAAAGAAAATGAGTTTGAAATATAGTTTtgatattgaaaaggatTCGTTCACCTTAATTTGCGGTGATTTCAATTCTTTCCCTGGTGAAACTGTATACAAATTTATGACTAATGGGTTCATCCCATACAATCATCAGGATTGGAAATTTGGTTCGTTTTATTTACACCTTTTATCTAAACATTCTTTAGGTGAAATATTTGGATATGACAGAACCAATCTTTCGGTAGCAGAGAGCTACAGGAAACCTAGCGAGGACTATACAAAGGATTTGGATATAGAATCTATAAGAAATTCACACGAGTATTTATTTGTAGAAGACTACCAGGGTTATTCAGAGGCATACATTGGTAGAGAATTattatttacaaattttgtcCAGACATTTAAAGGAACGTTGGATTATATTTATCACTCCAAAAACATCAAG GTAAAGAGAGTTCTGCCAGGAATAACATCTGAGGAAGCACAAGAACATACTGGACTACCTTCCAAGTTATATCCATCAGATCACTTGTCAATAGCGGCAGACTTTTAA
- a CDS encoding hypothetical protein (encoded by transcript BEWA_019890A) yields the protein MGSNPNRPNSYSNMNENQLNRPKTRYYVQSQNMNALAAQSSPTRRYVDNGMNNIRQNYQNFLNSANYPLQNVSQVSVPNLQMKQVPVTATIHNPNYPQYGLVGNSVMQGQILSHNPILPTNRQPMVQNQQGSAMFRPTTAAEKHISYPQPNISQNNIQPGLATLSPKPRIILAQGNNPYNLEMTGRTNVTNQIQYTQQANLQAAMNNQMIMNFNKVSNQPFGNQGLPLQSLMSQNPRNSGSIPVMRANFPNNMRTDMYKIPHPKANYNMQYEVASQIMQRPKMGNMRMESKTVNIPTTTSKIKDEELLQFTALEAKRKANDMVSQSVLNDAESVSDDKIQSVSNEVLVESQSSINIQIDLPNPLDFFACIQINKRCKIPDEHKLVSFEYRIPIEHYSLVLKRLRSLYVSTIEYPVYVETDPTDLSLPTDGTEYSTPSETNIAENKSTTYQDKNSEEVKQTDGLEVKCEEEKKCNFIANKIRLEHEKTILPIPIRNYENISHEELEKLLNILNTSDCKILKEHKLTKYRVRTFIHTDGTTQNQFILCSNITNEGTVLNTVLHQFGTFSINNTNKFKTPLFSIIHSGHANPAFLLERGTNQIKKISKTVLQHYQTSRSFDLYCIKNDIHFSVQLSRYSYGINLQSPTFSKFTIMCPANQLPTLLGVLNS from the coding sequence ATGGGTAGCAACCCAAATAGACCAAATTCATATTCTAATATGAACGAAAATCAGTTGAATCGACCAAAGACTCGCTATTATGTTCAGAGTCAAAATATGAATGCCCTTGCGGCACAATCTTCGCCTACTAGACGCTATGTGGATAATGGTATGAATAACATAAGGCAAAACTATCAAAATTTTCTCAACAGTGCAAACTATCCTCTGCAGAATGTGTCACAGGTGTCTGTAccaaatttacaaatgaaACAAGTTCCAGTTACGGCAACAATTCACAATCCAAACTATCCACAGTATGGCTTAGTAGGTAACAGCGTAATGCAAGGCCAAATTTTATCGCATAATCCTATTTTACCTACCAACAGGCAACCTATGGTTCAGAATCAACAGGGTAGTGCTATGTTTAGACCAACAACCGCTGCGGAAAAACATATATCTTATCCTCAACCAAACATCTCCCAGAATAATATTCAACCAGGACTGGCAACACTTTCTCCTAAACCACGGATAATATTAGCACAAGGGAATAATCCGTACAATCTGGAAATGACGGGAAGAACAAACGTCACCAATCAAATCCAATACACTCAACAAGCTAACCTTCAAGCTGCTATGAATAATCAAATGATTATGAATTTTAACAAAGTGTCTAACCAACCGTTTGGAAATCAGGGACTTCCATTGCAAAGTCTTATGTCACAAAATCCTAGAAATTCAGGAAGTATCCCTGTTATGCGTGCAAATTTTCCAAACAACATGCGAACAGATATGTATAAAATACCACATCCAAAGGCAAACTACAACATGCAATATGAAGTGGCTAGTCAAATAATGCAGCGACCAAAAATGGGAAATATGAGGATGGAATCTAAGACAGTGAATATACCTACAACAACTTCCAAAATAAAGGACGAGGAACTCTTGCAATTTACGGCTTTGGAAGCAAAAAGAAAGGCAAATGATATGGTATCGCAATCTGTTCTTAATGATGCAGAAAGTGTTAGTGATGACAAAATACAATCTGTTTCAAACGAAGTATTGGTAGAAAGTCAATCGTCTATAAATATTCAAATAGACTTACCTAATCCTCTTGAtttttttgcatgcataCAGATCAACAAGCGTTGTAAGATACCAGACGAACATAAACTTGTATCATTTGAATATAGGATTCCTATTGAACACTATTCGCTTGTCCTGAAACGCTTAAGGTCTCTTTATGTGTCAACCATTGAATATCCTGTATATGTTGAAACTGATCCCACCGATTTATCACTTCCAACAGACGGAACAGAGTACTCAACTCCAAGTGAAACAAATATCGctgaaaataaaagtaCAACCTATCAAGATAAAAATAGTGAAGAAGTGAAGCAAACAGATGGTTTAGAAGTAAAGTgtgaagaggaaaaaaAATGTAATTTTATTGCAAACAAAATCCGGTTGGAACATGAAAAGACGATTTTACCAATACCTATAAgaaattatgaaaatatttctcATGAAGAGTTGGAAAAACTCttaaacattttaaatacaagtgattgtaaaatattaaaagaaCATAAACTCACAAAATATAGAGTACGTACCTTTATACATACCGATGGTACAACACAGAATCAGTTTATTTTATGCAGTAATATCACCAATGAAGGAACAGTTTTAAACACAGTACTGCATCAATTTGGTACTTTCAGTATTAACAATACAAATAAATTCAAAACACCCTTATTTTCTATAATCCACAGTGGCCACGCAAATCCTGCATTTTTACTGGAACGTGGGACTAATCAAATCAAGAAAATCAGTAAAACTGTACTGCAGCATTATCAGACTTCTAGATCTTTTGATTTGTATTgtataaagaatgataTTCATTTTAGCGTTCAACTCTCAAGGTATAGTTACGGTATAAACCTTCAAAGTCCCACATTTTCTAAATTTACTATAATGTGCCCTGCAAATCAATTACCAACACTCTTGGGTGTCCTTAACTCATAA
- a CDS encoding DEAD box ATP-dependent RNA helicase family member protein (encoded by transcript BEWA_019920A): MPPEIQVPESLEDNEDSLDLYMKQLDESLKNEVKKPTTAENIDDYDSDTEGLYQLLKKREQESNFFNDHEDADKIAAQKEKLIAPSINVIDTRSWNKNIYQVDENIENMTLEESVDLKKRLGIETLGTRVPRPIGSFLHLSKCVPPTIIARLAKLGFVQPTPVQCQAIPCLLQGRNTIIISETGSGKTLSYLIPIVVHVLSLIKQWESVATKKSIYALILTLNRELCYQVYNVLNKLCKHINLRIACISSDADKKEQFKTLLDGCEIAVCSPVRLIDLVRLKGVRLSSCNYVVVDESDRMFTREYYKQTISILNSLRDDALKVFVSATTTDDIYKKMKSLIRNSITIKVGITQGINLNNIDLKFVMMFSKPNYVQKKTWLADHITHLESKSQNIIFCNHKETVFEVYKFLSSTADNCAMAHSDIPPDQRNRFLQSFKSGRCKTLVTTDLVCRGIDIPSVGCVINYDAPKHFHTFMHRVGRCSRNNSKGISYTFFSKSDSSLAAHIAHYMETSVNSGPKLDVPNHLLNLAMSFAPYKQSKSMGIDFIKYLSGDSFLSGDKKTRNKRQLEPKHDTEFVASKVHKSPDTDTGYNPGNIPIEDSNIGKEYNAMDDIPSSSDDDIVVACNNNAVPSSFPEYSTISQMPVSDGSNKEHKPSRFSDGPL; the protein is encoded by the exons ATGCCTCCTGAAATTCAGGTTCCAG AGTCTTTGGAGGACAATGAGGATTCATTGGATTTGTACATGAAGCAATTGGACGAATCTCTGAAAAATGAGGTGAAAAAACCGACAACTGCTGAGAATATCGACGATTACGACTCGGACACGGAGGGGTTATATCAACTATTGAAGAAGAGGGAACAGGAAAGTAATTTTTTTAACGACCATGAGGATGCTGACAAAATTGCGGCTCAGAAAGAAAAGCTAATTGCTCCTTCAATAAATGTTATAGATACTAGAAGTTGGAACAAGAACATTTACCAAGTGGATGAGAATATAGAGAATATGACTTTGGAGGAATCTGTAGATTTGAAAAAGCGACTAGGTATAGAGACCCTGGGTACAAGAGTTCCAAGACCGATTGGAtcatttttacatttatcTAAATGTGTTCCACCAACTATCATTGCTAGATTGGCCAAACTCGGATTTGTTCAACCAACGCCCGTTCAATGCCAAGCAATACCTTGTCTTTTACAGGGACGTAATACTATCATCATATCGGAAACGGGAAGTGGAAAAACATTGTCATATCTTATTCCTATTGTTGTTCATGTTTTAAGTTTAATTAAACAATGGGAATCTGTAGCAACTAAAAAGTCGATTTACGCTTTGATATTAACATTAAACAGGGAGTTGTGCTACCAAGTTTATAATGTCTTGAATAAACTTTGTAAGCATATAAACTTGCGAATAGCATGTATATCCAGTGATGCGGATAAGAAGGAGCAATTTAAAACATTACTGGATGGTTGTGAGATCGCAGTTTGTAGTCCAGTTAGATTGATCGATTTGGTAAGACTGAAGGGAGTGCGTTTGTCCAGTTGTAACTATGTAGTGGTTGATGAATCTGACAGAATGTTTACTAGGGAATATTATAAACAGACTATAAGCATTTTGAATAGTTTGAGGGACGATGCTTTGAAAGTTTTTGTTTCGGCCACTACAACTGATGATATTTACAAAAAGATGAAGTCGCTTATAAGAAACAGTATAACTATCAAAGTTGGAATTACTCAGGGGATAAATTTAAACAATATTGACTTGAAATTTGTAATGATGTTTTCTAAGCCCAATTATGTTCAAAAGAAAACATGGCTGGCGGATCATATAACACATTTAGAATCTAAATCGCAAAATATTATTTTTTGTAACCACAAGGAAACCGTTTTCgaagtttataaatttttatcTAGTACTGCCGATAACTGTGCCATGGCACATTCGGATATTCCTCCCGACCAAAGGAATAGGTTTTTGCAAAGCTTTAAATCAGGACGTTGTAAGACTTTAGTTACGACAGATTTAGTTTGTAGAGGTATAGATATACCTTCGGTGGGCTGTGTTATAAACTATGATGCTCCTAAGCATTTTCACACATTTATGCACAGAGTCGGAAGGTGCAGTAGGAATAATAGTAAGGGAATAAGTTATACATTTTTCTCTAAATCAGATAGTAGTTTGGCAGCACACATTGCCCATTATATGGAAACAAGTGTAAATTCTGGACCAAAATTGGATGTGCCTAATCACCTATTAAACCTGGCCATGTCATTTGCTCCATACAAGCAATCAAAGTCTATGGGAATagattttatcaaatatCTTTCTGGCGATAGTTTCTTATCAGGCGATAAAAAGACTAGAAATAAGAGACAGCTAGAACCTAAGCATGATACAGAGTTTGTCGCAAGTAAAGTTCACAAATCGCCAGATACAGATACGGGTTATAATCCTGGCAACATACCGATTGAAGATTCTAACATTGGAAAGGAGTATAATGCAATGGATGATATTCCCAGTTCATCTGATGACGATATAGTTGTAGCTTGCAACAACAATGCCGTACCTTCAAGTTTTCCAGAATATAGTACAATATCGCAGATGCCTGTATCTGATGGCTCAAACAAAGAACATAAACCATCCAGATTTTCGGATGGCCCACTTTAG
- a CDS encoding ubiquitin-conjugating enzyme E2, putative (encoded by transcript BEWA_019940A) translates to MSTFARRRIIQDVARITRDPPKGTRALPFSDNMMYCHAIINGSEGSIWECGTFHLIIKFSEDYPTKPPSVRFLSKMFHPNIYGDGKICLDILQNQWTPMYDIASVLMSIQSLLNDPNPMSPANTEAAEIYTGNRPLYERKVIQCVEDSWVVPVLTESFID, encoded by the exons ATGTCTACATTCGCTAGGCGGCGTATTATACAGGATGTTGCTAGAATAACTCGAGATCCTCCAAAAGGCACCAGAGCGTTACCGTTTTCAGACAATATGATGTACTGCCATGCAATCATCAATGGCTCTGAAGGAAGTATTTGGGAGTGTGGTACTTTTCATCTTATAATTAAATTCTCCGAAGATTATCCTACAAAACCACCAAGCGTTCGATTCCTGTCTAAAATGTTTCATCCTAACA TTTACGgtgatggtaaaatatgtcttgacattttacaaaatcaATGGACTCCTATGTACGATATCGCATCTGTTCTCATGTCAATTCAG TCTCTACTCAATGACCCGAATCCTATGTCGCCTGCCAATACAGAGGCTGCAGAAATATACACGGGAAATAGACCCCTCTATGAACGGAAAGTTATCCAATGTGTAGAAGATAGCTGGGTTGTACCAGTTCTGACTGAATCTTTTATAGATTAG